One window of Schistocerca gregaria isolate iqSchGreg1 unplaced genomic scaffold, iqSchGreg1.2 ptg000182l, whole genome shotgun sequence genomic DNA carries:
- the LOC126304669 gene encoding rho GTPase-activating protein gacQ-like, whose product SNTFYRKPTKRNLVSSNTPSDSSTHLIRNLLLHLHLLPPPHSHPTVLHYSPQLQQDLQLLDQTKSIPSIPCVVQNLSPLNTSSLYHSFVCLLGTGSPSHAIRTYSTTSFEIVYAVDPDNLDSTTYHVKVVWIESSPNYQPNLDHSQLKLVITLLPRPHKVFQLGVYKSNDCPPLPTILTHDSLVDGRSLYPPPPPRLPRPLQNPLPPTPPLAPVSPDPTSSNTSPTPTPPSPTPHSNSPTTSPTTPPGSNSNPPPPPSNAPPPTTSPPPSNPNSTSTPSTKHNSPSSPNPTPSPPSPNPPSPPNPP is encoded by the coding sequence TCCAACACCTTCTACCGCAAACCCACCAAACGCAACCTCGTCTCCTCTAACACCCCCTCCGACTCCTCCACCCACCTCATCCGcaacctcctcctccacctccacctcctcccccccccccactcccaccccacCGTCCTCCACTACTCCCCGCAACTCCAACAAGACCTCCAACTCCTCGACCAAACCAAATCCATCCCCTCCATCCCCTGCGTCGTCCAAAACCTCTCCCCACTCAACACCTCCTCCCTCTACCACTCCTTCGTCTGCCTCCTCGGCACCGGCTCCCCCTCCCACGCCATCCGCACCTACTCCACCACCTCCTTCGAAATCGTCTACGCCGTCGACCCCGACAACCTCGACTCCACCACCTACCACGTCAAAGTCGTCTGGATCGAATCCTCCCCCAACTACCAACCCAACCTCGACCACTCCCAACTCAAACTCGTCATCACCCTCCTCCCCAGACCCCACAAAGTCTTCCAACTAGGCGTCTACAAATCCAACGACTGTCCACCCCTCCCCACCATCCTCACACACGACTCACTCGTCGACGGCCGCTCCCTCTACCCCCCTCCTCCACCACGCCTGCCTCGTCCTCTACAaaaccctctcccccccacccctccactcgCCCCCGTCAGTCCAGATCCGACCTCATCCAACACATCTCCAACTCCTACCCCGCCCTCTCCCACCCCCCATTCCAATTCCCCTACCACCTCACCCACGACCCCTCCTGGATCCAActccaaccctccccctcccccctccaacgcACCACCTCCAACCACTTCCCCACCTCCCTCAAATCCAAACTCAACCTCGACTCCCTCCACAAAGCACAACTCGCCCTCATCTCCAAATCCaactccctctcctccctctccaaatcccccctcccctccaaatcccccc